A section of the Ruania halotolerans genome encodes:
- a CDS encoding 1,4-dihydroxy-2-naphthoate polyprenyltransferase, translating to MPTLRDWATGARPRTLPAALAPVLAGTGAAAFSGAASPVRAVLAAGVALALQVAVNFANDYSDGIRGTDDARVGPVRLTASGAVSPRAVKRAAFAAFAVAGVLGLLLCALAGAWWLIAVGAACVLAGWFYTGGRNPYGYRGLGEVAVFVFFGLVATLGTTYTQAGTITGPAVLAACSIGAVACALLMVNNIRDIPTDEVAGKRTLAVRLGEGRARLAYVILLIAAVACALAIAFWAPWALLLIWLVLPVFQLSAQVLGGAAGRELIQVLARTGLLELALGLGLGIVLLV from the coding sequence ATGCCCACCCTGCGCGACTGGGCCACCGGCGCCCGCCCCCGCACCCTGCCGGCGGCCCTCGCCCCGGTGCTCGCCGGTACCGGTGCCGCGGCATTCTCCGGAGCTGCCTCACCAGTGCGTGCAGTCCTTGCCGCGGGGGTCGCGCTCGCCCTGCAGGTGGCGGTGAATTTCGCCAACGACTACTCCGACGGCATCCGCGGCACAGACGATGCGCGGGTGGGCCCGGTGCGGCTGACCGCCTCCGGTGCCGTTTCCCCGAGGGCAGTGAAGCGAGCGGCATTCGCCGCCTTCGCCGTGGCCGGTGTGCTCGGGCTCCTGCTGTGCGCCCTGGCCGGGGCGTGGTGGCTGATCGCGGTGGGTGCCGCATGTGTGCTGGCCGGCTGGTTCTACACCGGTGGTCGAAACCCCTACGGCTACCGCGGCCTCGGTGAGGTGGCCGTGTTCGTGTTCTTCGGCCTGGTGGCGACGCTCGGCACCACCTACACCCAGGCCGGCACGATCACCGGACCGGCGGTGTTGGCGGCGTGCTCGATCGGCGCCGTGGCGTGTGCACTGCTGATGGTGAACAACATCCGGGACATCCCCACGGACGAGGTGGCCGGCAAGCGCACCCTCGCGGTGCGGTTGGGCGAGGGGCGTGCCCGCCTGGCCTACGTGATCCTGCTGATCGCTGCCGTGGCCTGTGCACTGGCCATCGCGTTCTGGGCACCGTGGGCGCTGCTCCTGATCTGGCTGGTACTGCCGGTGTTCCAGCTCTCCGCGCAAGTCCTCGGGGGTGCTGCCGGCCGCGAGCTGATCCAGGTGCTCGCCCGGACCGGGCTGCTGGAGCTAGCGCTCGGCCTTGGGCTCGGGATCGTGCTGCTCGTCTGA
- a CDS encoding DUF4229 domain-containing protein, whose product MPVLAYSVLRILLIVVAGFGLYLAGMRGVLLVAGAVLIGAGLSYVLLEKFRRASAAWLQARGGGRPSRFAAALGSDAREEDEIIARPGDEPPAAAPPARTSDEQHDPEPKAER is encoded by the coding sequence ATGCCAGTCCTCGCCTACAGCGTGCTGCGCATCCTCCTGATTGTGGTGGCAGGTTTCGGCCTCTACCTGGCGGGGATGCGCGGTGTGCTGCTCGTTGCCGGCGCCGTGCTCATCGGCGCGGGTCTTTCCTACGTGCTGTTGGAGAAGTTCCGCCGGGCGTCGGCCGCATGGCTGCAAGCACGGGGCGGTGGCAGGCCCAGTCGGTTCGCCGCGGCGCTGGGATCGGACGCGCGCGAAGAAGACGAGATCATCGCCAGACCCGGTGATGAACCGCCAGCGGCCGCGCCACCAGCGCGGACCTCAGACGAGCAGCACGATCCCGAGCCCAAGGCCGAGCGCTAG
- a CDS encoding PLD nuclease N-terminal domain-containing protein: MRFVLLGLVVLALTVYSVIDCVGGEEQRRKNLPTWLWVTLIVALPVLGALIWLLVSRSAGASGQPAPRRRTGPLAPDDDPAFLADLDRRTRPHPGADSPGGDEATEGDTTGEPGAAETDFESDSDSENGTSGGHKPE, encoded by the coding sequence ATGAGGTTTGTGTTGCTCGGGCTGGTCGTGCTGGCCCTCACCGTGTACTCGGTGATCGACTGTGTCGGCGGTGAGGAGCAGCGGCGCAAGAACCTACCCACGTGGCTGTGGGTCACCCTGATCGTCGCGCTACCGGTGCTCGGCGCGCTGATCTGGCTGTTGGTCTCCCGCAGCGCAGGCGCCTCCGGTCAGCCGGCACCACGGCGTCGCACGGGGCCACTCGCCCCGGATGACGACCCGGCCTTTCTGGCCGATCTGGACCGGCGTACCCGGCCACATCCTGGTGCCGACTCCCCCGGCGGCGATGAGGCGACCGAAGGGGACACCACCGGTGAGCCGGGCGCTGCGGAGACCGATTTCGAGTCCGATTCGGACTCCGAGAACGGCACCTCAGGCGGTCACAAGCCCGAGTAG
- a CDS encoding DUF3048 domain-containing protein, with translation MADKQAPPEPEITPRWPLTGAVAGDELVERPAMSIKIENSEAARPQTGLQAADVVWEEMVEGGITRFNAVYHSDLPAQVGPVRSVRPMDAAISASYGGLLVASGGQAPFINGARDAGLQILTDDLGHGGFTRSSARLAPHNLYGTPSLFLDQADESHTEPPAEQLEFARRADGATAMSEGTPADEVTISFPSARPSWSWNAGDEVWERHESGEPATTEDAGRITAVNVVVLRVEISTTAYVDPSGANVPETILSGGGAAIVASGGHSIEVSWSKDDPSAPVVLTSADGESVDLAPGNTWIELVPTSGSSVAVS, from the coding sequence GTGGCGGACAAGCAGGCGCCGCCCGAGCCCGAGATCACTCCGAGGTGGCCGCTCACCGGTGCCGTGGCCGGTGACGAGTTGGTGGAACGCCCGGCGATGTCGATCAAGATCGAGAACTCGGAAGCGGCGCGCCCGCAGACAGGGCTGCAGGCGGCCGACGTGGTGTGGGAGGAGATGGTGGAGGGCGGGATCACCCGCTTCAACGCCGTCTACCACTCCGACCTGCCGGCCCAAGTGGGCCCGGTGCGGTCGGTGCGACCGATGGACGCGGCGATCTCGGCATCCTATGGCGGGCTCCTCGTGGCCTCGGGCGGTCAGGCTCCGTTCATCAATGGCGCTCGAGACGCCGGTCTGCAGATCCTCACCGACGATCTGGGACACGGCGGCTTCACCCGCAGCAGCGCCCGGCTCGCACCACACAATCTGTATGGGACGCCGTCGTTGTTCCTGGACCAGGCAGATGAGAGCCACACCGAACCACCGGCTGAACAGTTGGAGTTCGCGCGCCGCGCGGACGGGGCCACCGCGATGAGCGAGGGAACGCCGGCCGACGAGGTCACGATCTCCTTCCCGAGCGCGAGACCATCGTGGTCCTGGAACGCCGGTGATGAGGTCTGGGAGCGGCACGAGAGCGGTGAGCCGGCTACCACGGAGGACGCCGGCCGGATCACGGCGGTGAACGTCGTGGTGCTGCGGGTGGAGATCTCCACCACCGCCTACGTGGACCCGTCGGGAGCGAATGTGCCCGAGACGATCCTCTCCGGAGGAGGTGCGGCGATTGTTGCCAGCGGTGGACACTCGATCGAGGTGTCCTGGTCCAAAGATGACCCGAGCGCACCCGTGGTGCTCACCTCGGCCGATGGCGAGTCGGTCGACCTCGCTCCTGGCAACACGTGGATCGAGCTGGTTCCCACCTCGGGTTCCAGCGTTGCTGTGTCATGA
- a CDS encoding AMP-binding protein has translation MSATTGLGEAVVGVGDGSGSSVAVQPAINATDSSGAAQQRALAGRRERPVVRAGASTAAGTRPLYDPYLATPYAERVLGRDLSTLLPRLRDALDGGPPLMLGTTAQRVGEQVAEHPRTALVLGTSGSTSGTGRAVALSADALLTSAAATHARLAGPGQWLLTLPPDHVAGIQVLIRSLAAGVEPESTPDGRFDPAELAAAVVRMRADLPRYVSLVPTQLMRLLGPGHSEPDAEVALAALRTCAAVLIGGAATPAALLVRARSAGVPVVTTYGMTETCGGCVYDGVPLDDVLVRLGEGGRIEISGPVLAEAYLQETADDPSNGAVLISEFVTENGRRWLRTTDSGAWADEKLVVHGRLDDVLVTGGVNVHPGEVERRLSGTPGLAECVVVGVPDPTWGDLVTAVIVGSATLADLRTRAGGGPHAPRAMVRMPELPRRGPGKVDRLMAASLAAQAVADGSAEVHGAST, from the coding sequence TTGTCCGCCACCACCGGGCTCGGTGAGGCCGTCGTGGGCGTCGGCGACGGCTCGGGATCCTCGGTCGCGGTGCAACCGGCGATCAATGCCACCGATAGTAGCGGCGCCGCCCAGCAGCGCGCACTGGCAGGTCGTCGCGAACGACCTGTGGTCCGGGCGGGGGCAAGCACTGCGGCGGGCACGCGCCCACTCTACGACCCGTATCTCGCCACCCCGTACGCTGAGCGGGTGCTCGGTCGCGACCTGTCCACCCTGCTACCCCGGCTGCGCGATGCTCTGGACGGCGGACCGCCCCTGATGCTGGGTACCACGGCCCAGCGGGTGGGCGAGCAGGTGGCCGAACATCCACGGACCGCGCTGGTGCTCGGCACCTCCGGATCGACCTCAGGTACGGGCAGGGCGGTAGCCCTGAGCGCCGACGCACTGCTCACCAGCGCCGCGGCCACCCACGCCCGCCTCGCCGGCCCCGGGCAGTGGCTGCTGACCCTGCCGCCGGACCATGTGGCCGGGATACAGGTGCTGATCCGCTCGCTGGCGGCCGGCGTCGAGCCCGAGAGCACCCCCGACGGAAGGTTCGACCCGGCGGAACTGGCCGCCGCCGTCGTCCGGATGCGCGCGGACCTACCAAGGTATGTCTCCCTGGTTCCGACTCAGCTCATGCGACTCCTCGGCCCGGGCCACTCGGAGCCCGATGCCGAGGTCGCACTCGCGGCTCTGCGGACGTGCGCTGCCGTTCTCATCGGTGGGGCTGCCACACCCGCGGCCCTCCTCGTACGAGCCAGGTCGGCCGGGGTACCGGTGGTCACCACCTATGGGATGACCGAGACCTGCGGCGGGTGCGTGTACGACGGCGTCCCACTTGACGACGTCCTGGTGCGCCTTGGCGAGGGGGGCCGGATTGAGATCAGCGGCCCGGTACTGGCCGAGGCCTACCTCCAGGAGACTGCAGATGATCCATCGAACGGCGCGGTGCTCATCTCGGAGTTCGTGACCGAGAACGGGCGCCGATGGCTGCGCACCACCGACTCGGGTGCGTGGGCGGACGAGAAACTCGTGGTGCACGGCCGGTTGGACGACGTCCTGGTGACAGGAGGCGTGAACGTGCACCCGGGTGAGGTGGAGCGCAGGCTGTCCGGAACGCCAGGTCTGGCCGAGTGCGTGGTGGTGGGGGTACCCGACCCGACCTGGGGTGATCTCGTGACGGCCGTCATCGTCGGCTCGGCGACGTTGGCGGACCTGCGCACCCGGGCCGGGGGTGGACCACACGCCCCCCGTGCCATGGTGCGGATGCCTGAACTGCCCCGCCGCGGCCCGGGGAAAGTGGACCGGCTGATGGCTGCCAGTCTCGCCGCCCAGGCGGTGGCCGACGGCTCCGCCGAGGTCCATGGCGCCAGCACCTGA